One window of Nostoc sp. C052 genomic DNA carries:
- a CDS encoding S-layer homology domain-containing protein — translation MLPCKRPAVFLICAVLLTSLTACANSPVAKNIEQSLAADPKLQSNPVVFGESQVNQPQAQQNQSTVQLPADFPKDIPLYSNAKLEEVTPASSSENKISTRWLSSDPSNFIASFYRSQFQTNNWQILQQPTDDAGGAFEARRNDLLLKISIQPKSVTNATPNQPQTATELLIDYVPNSPATAQPTLTTNPSETTNAISLQPGNPQFIGPIPPANLAAQTPSTVNNQIIPTATPESQIFNDLNKVPQEWRQHIQDLATLGILSLEPKTTKSNSTISTTKQFEPSKIVTHREYARWLIAANNAMYASNPAKQIRLASESNQPAFSDLSAKDPDFPAIQGLAEAGLIPSPLSGDSTVVLFRPDAPLTREQLLLWKLPLDTRQALPSANLDTVKQTWGFQDAARIDPKALRAVLADYQNSEQSNIRRVFGYTTLFQPKKSVTRAEAAMALWYFGTQGEGVSAAEAVKLKRS, via the coding sequence GTGCTTCCCTGCAAACGTCCAGCTGTATTTCTAATTTGTGCTGTTCTACTCACTTCCTTAACAGCCTGTGCTAACAGTCCAGTCGCCAAAAACATAGAACAATCTTTGGCGGCAGATCCGAAACTGCAAAGCAATCCAGTTGTCTTTGGAGAATCTCAGGTTAACCAACCACAAGCACAGCAAAACCAATCAACAGTTCAGTTACCAGCTGATTTTCCTAAGGATATTCCCCTGTATTCCAACGCCAAACTAGAGGAAGTTACACCTGCTAGCAGTTCAGAAAATAAAATCTCAACTCGTTGGTTGAGTTCTGACCCCAGCAACTTTATTGCTAGCTTTTATCGCAGCCAGTTTCAAACAAATAACTGGCAGATTTTGCAACAGCCAACAGATGATGCAGGGGGCGCTTTTGAGGCACGTCGTAACGATTTGCTGTTGAAGATTTCCATTCAGCCTAAATCAGTTACTAACGCCACACCGAATCAACCCCAAACGGCTACTGAATTACTGATTGATTATGTACCCAATAGTCCTGCAACGGCACAACCTACCCTAACTACAAATCCTAGCGAAACTACTAACGCTATTTCTCTTCAACCAGGAAATCCCCAGTTCATTGGCCCAATACCACCTGCAAACTTAGCAGCACAGACACCAAGTACGGTTAATAACCAAATAATCCCGACAGCAACACCTGAATCTCAGATATTCAACGATCTGAATAAAGTACCGCAAGAATGGCGGCAACATATCCAAGACTTGGCTACACTAGGTATTTTGTCTTTAGAGCCAAAGACAACTAAAAGCAACTCTACTATTAGTACTACTAAACAGTTTGAACCGAGTAAAATCGTTACACATCGGGAATATGCCCGTTGGCTAATTGCTGCTAACAATGCTATGTATGCCAGCAATCCAGCTAAACAAATTCGCTTGGCATCAGAAAGTAATCAACCAGCTTTTAGTGATTTATCGGCAAAAGACCCTGATTTTCCTGCTATTCAGGGATTAGCGGAAGCTGGATTAATTCCCAGTCCTTTGTCTGGAGACTCGACAGTAGTTTTGTTTCGTCCTGATGCACCTCTAACGCGGGAACAGTTACTACTGTGGAAATTACCCCTAGATACTCGCCAAGCTTTACCCTCTGCTAACTTAGATACAGTCAAACAAACCTGGGGCTTCCAAGATGCAGCACGAATTGACCCCAAGGCTTTAAGAGCAGTGTTAGCTGATTACCAAAATAGCGAACAATCGAATATTCGGCGGGTGTTTGGTTATACGACTCTGTTTCAACCCAAAAAATCAGTAACGCGTGCTGAGGCTGCTATGGCTTTGTGGTACTTTGGCACTCAGGGTGAGGGTGTATCGGCTGCTGAGGCTGTGAAGTTAAAGAGAAGTTAA
- a CDS encoding histidine kinase produces the protein MLKHDYMQVSQDQPIHSEAPLQLLLFVDGRPKSRQQVQRIRAYLKELQTEYSFELQTIDVGQQPYLAEHFKLVATPALIKIHPEPRQVLAGSNIIAQLKNWWPRWQAAVDAYLKLQEDLQERIDDTARATSPKSTIRSVAVSAELIRLSDEIFRLKQEKDNLQEQLQFKDRVIAMLAHDLRNPLTAAAIAIETLQSNYNLDTGQFQRLKPSLTAHLLKQARNQTKVIDRMIADLLQVGRGKDTEFPILPQKVQLGKLCIDVLEELCDRYTAKSQEVETDIPSDLPYVYADPERIRQVLVNLLDNAIKYTPEGGKISIAGLHRTTQKVQFSIGDTGPGIPIENRDRIFENHFRLQRDEGTEGYGIGLCLCQRIVLAHYGQIWVDSAPNNGAWFHFTLPVYPS, from the coding sequence GTGCTGAAACACGATTACATGCAAGTTTCCCAGGATCAGCCGATTCATTCTGAGGCTCCACTCCAACTGCTGCTGTTTGTCGATGGACGCCCCAAGTCCCGCCAACAGGTACAGCGAATACGTGCTTACTTAAAAGAATTGCAGACTGAGTATAGTTTTGAACTTCAAACTATTGATGTTGGACAACAACCTTACTTAGCAGAACACTTTAAATTAGTAGCAACGCCAGCTTTAATCAAAATCCATCCCGAACCACGACAGGTTTTAGCTGGGAGTAATATCATAGCGCAATTGAAAAACTGGTGGCCTCGTTGGCAAGCTGCTGTAGACGCCTATTTAAAATTACAAGAGGACTTACAAGAACGTATAGACGATACTGCAAGGGCGACATCTCCCAAATCCACTATCCGTTCTGTTGCTGTTTCTGCTGAACTAATCCGACTCTCAGACGAAATTTTTCGCTTGAAACAGGAAAAAGATAACCTCCAAGAGCAGTTACAGTTTAAAGATCGGGTGATTGCAATGCTGGCGCACGATCTCCGCAATCCGTTAACTGCTGCTGCGATCGCCATAGAAACTCTTCAATCTAACTACAATCTAGATACAGGTCAATTTCAACGCCTCAAACCATCCTTGACCGCACATCTCTTAAAACAAGCCCGTAATCAAACTAAGGTTATCGATCGGATGATTGCCGACCTTTTGCAGGTAGGTCGTGGCAAAGATACAGAGTTTCCAATTTTACCACAAAAAGTACAGCTAGGTAAACTGTGTATAGATGTACTAGAAGAGTTGTGCGATCGCTATACCGCCAAATCCCAAGAGGTAGAAACGGATATTCCCAGTGACTTACCTTATGTATATGCTGACCCAGAACGCATCCGGCAAGTGCTAGTAAATCTGTTGGATAATGCCATCAAATACACCCCAGAAGGTGGCAAGATTAGCATTGCTGGACTACACCGCACTACCCAAAAAGTTCAGTTTAGTATTGGTGATACTGGGCCTGGTATTCCTATAGAGAATCGCGATCGCATCTTTGAAAACCACTTCCGCCTGCAACGGGATGAAGGTACAGAAGGTTACGGCATTGGTCTTTGTCTATGCCAACGTATCGTGTTAGCACATTATGGCCAAATTTGGGTAGATTCTGCCCCCAATAACGGAGCATGGTTTCACTTCACACTACCAGTTTATCCTTCTTAG
- a CDS encoding PleD family two-component system response regulator — translation MSGISPFPLSTKQPPLILVADDDKTIRVLLRKAMEQEGYRVVEVNDGKQCLDAYETIKPDIVLLDAVMPVMDGFTCCKQLLQIARNNLISALANFDSDSTLNNTVISKIWERTPILMITCLDDEDSVNRAFDAGATDYVTKPIHWPVLRQRLRRLLQQAQVYKQLEAANEALHHLANVDGLTELANRRRFDDYLNTQWINLAQEGSPLSMILCDIDFFKFYNDRYGHPAGDVCLQKVGAVLSLKAQKYQDLVARYGGEEFAVIMPYTPASGALHVAATIQAGIKDLQIVHNGSLVSEHVTLSMGVATVVPTWESSPSDLIVLADKALYQAKAGGRDRFVSST, via the coding sequence ATGTCAGGCATAAGCCCATTTCCTCTTTCTACTAAGCAACCGCCACTGATTCTAGTGGCTGATGATGACAAGACCATCCGCGTATTGTTGCGTAAAGCGATGGAACAAGAAGGTTATCGAGTGGTCGAGGTCAATGATGGTAAGCAATGTTTAGATGCTTACGAGACGATCAAACCGGATATAGTTTTGCTAGATGCTGTCATGCCTGTGATGGATGGTTTTACCTGCTGTAAGCAATTGCTCCAGATTGCCAGGAATAATTTAATATCAGCCCTTGCAAACTTTGATAGTGACTCGACCCTTAACAATACGGTTATCTCCAAGATATGGGAGCGCACTCCCATTTTGATGATCACATGCTTGGATGATGAGGATTCTGTAAACCGTGCTTTTGACGCTGGCGCAACTGATTATGTTACTAAGCCAATTCACTGGCCTGTATTGCGCCAGCGATTACGCCGACTGTTACAGCAAGCACAAGTATACAAACAATTAGAGGCGGCAAACGAAGCTTTGCATCACCTGGCCAATGTAGATGGCTTAACCGAGTTGGCTAATCGTCGCCGCTTTGACGATTATCTCAATACTCAGTGGATTAATCTTGCACAAGAGGGATCTCCTCTGTCGATGATCTTGTGTGATATCGATTTTTTTAAGTTTTATAACGATAGATATGGCCATCCGGCCGGGGATGTTTGTTTACAAAAGGTGGGTGCTGTCTTAAGCCTTAAGGCACAAAAATATCAGGATTTAGTCGCGCGTTATGGTGGCGAAGAATTTGCTGTGATTATGCCATACACTCCTGCATCTGGCGCACTTCACGTTGCTGCAACGATACAAGCGGGAATCAAAGATTTGCAAATTGTTCATAACGGATCTCTGGTGAGTGAGCATGTCACCCTGAGTATGGGCGTGGCGACTGTTGTCCCCACTTGGGAATCCTCACCTTCGGATTTGATTGTGCTGGCAGATAAAGCACTCTATCAAGCAAAGGCCGGGGGGCGCGATCGCTTTGTTTCAAGTACTTAA
- a CDS encoding chlororespiratory reduction protein 7 yields the protein MPDSLMYQQDNFVVLETNQPEQFLTLSELLKKLETTLQKLIIQDLSPDLQKFDTVEAQAQYLLDTTCELDIGPGQYLQWYAVRLEK from the coding sequence ATGCCAGACTCATTAATGTATCAGCAGGATAATTTTGTTGTCCTAGAAACCAATCAACCAGAACAATTTCTGACACTATCAGAATTATTAAAAAAGCTCGAAACAACTCTCCAAAAACTCATAATTCAAGATTTGTCGCCTGACTTACAAAAGTTTGATACTGTGGAAGCTCAAGCACAATATTTACTCGACACCACCTGCGAATTAGATATTGGCCCTGGGCAATATCTACAGTGGTATGCAGTTCGTTTAGAAAAGTAA
- a CDS encoding DUF2854 domain-containing protein, whose amino-acid sequence MLRQISLGTLGLTIGGILTVIGFIAYADNNATLNLVGFFYGIPLLLGGLALKANELKPVPFSQTTSPSALILRQQQATETQNKIRKDITRYCYGQDAHLDTTLSFLGLSPTDEERPTVTGLRETEVNGSYALILEFDSPLIPFDVWQQKQEKMTNYFGPGLEIQITQPSENTIELALINTQKESLVSSQ is encoded by the coding sequence ATGCTACGCCAAATCTCTTTGGGAACACTCGGTTTAACTATCGGCGGTATATTAACCGTGATTGGCTTCATTGCCTATGCTGATAATAATGCCACACTCAATCTTGTCGGATTTTTTTACGGGATTCCTCTATTGTTGGGAGGGCTGGCGCTGAAAGCTAATGAACTTAAGCCAGTACCTTTTAGCCAAACGACATCACCATCAGCATTGATATTACGCCAGCAGCAAGCGACTGAAACTCAAAATAAAATTCGCAAAGATATTACCCGATATTGCTATGGTCAAGATGCTCATCTAGATACAACACTTTCTTTTCTAGGTTTGAGTCCCACAGACGAGGAACGACCAACAGTCACAGGGTTGCGAGAAACAGAAGTGAATGGGAGCTATGCCCTAATTTTAGAATTTGATTCACCGCTAATACCATTTGATGTGTGGCAACAAAAGCAGGAAAAAATGACCAATTATTTTGGTCCTGGATTGGAGATTCAAATAACACAGCCGTCTGAAAATACAATTGAGCTAGCGCTGATTAATACTCAAAAAGAGTCTTTAGTCAGTAGTCAATAA
- a CDS encoding response regulator transcription factor, whose protein sequence is MLMLSCELSTLRVLVVDDHELTRLTLQLVFSCQENIQVVGLASNGEEAIEMVKRCHPDVIVLDLQMPVMDGWSASSHIKAISPNTQILAYSSVEDVNFQGTKQMSSFDDVCKKDVPTSELIALVRQLGKRAGDDSAAG, encoded by the coding sequence ATGTTAATGTTATCCTGTGAGCTTTCTACCTTGCGTGTTCTAGTAGTTGATGACCACGAACTGACTCGTTTAACCTTACAATTGGTTTTTTCTTGCCAGGAGAATATTCAAGTAGTAGGTTTAGCCAGTAATGGTGAAGAAGCTATAGAAATGGTTAAACGTTGCCATCCTGACGTAATTGTTCTAGATTTACAAATGCCTGTCATGGATGGCTGGAGTGCGTCTAGTCACATTAAAGCTATATCTCCCAACACCCAAATTCTTGCTTACTCCTCAGTGGAAGACGTAAATTTCCAGGGTACAAAACAAATGTCTAGCTTTGATGACGTTTGTAAGAAAGATGTACCTACAAGTGAACTTATTGCCTTAGTTAGACAATTAGGTAAGCGTGCAGGAGATGATTCAGCAGCAGGATAA
- the ppk1 gene encoding polyphosphate kinase 1 — MAKSKKSATPINLSDPQYYLNRELSWLEFNGRVLHEACDDRTPLLERLKFLGIFNSNLDEFFMVRVAGLKQQVEAKVSLLTPDGRTPQQQLDDIRSTLIPHVKKQHQHFEQVLRPLLANHGIHILDYIDLNQKQRTHINSYFEEQVFPVLTPLAVDPSHPFPFISNLSLNLAVVVKNPDTEEELFARVKVPSVLPRFLPIPPELGDQNGEKPTNWTGVPLEQVIAHNLESLFPGMNIQEYHPFRITRDADLVLEEDEADDLLLAIEQELRKRRLGGSPVRLEIQSQTPEIVRSRLLQDLELTESDLYEVDGLLGLRDLMYFMALPLPELKDPPRQSVVPSRLQRLREPSLDPDVLETDEGKDFFAVIREKDLLVHHPYQSFSATVVRFITSAAYDPNVLAIKMTLYRTSGDSPIVNALIAAAENDKQVSVLVELKARFDEENNIYWAKRLERVGVHVVYGLVGLKTHSKTVMVVRREKDRIRRYVHIGTGNYNPKTARLYTDLGLFSCREELGADITDLFNFLTGYSLQKSYRELLVAPVNMRDRFLALINREIENVQNGFSGRIVAKMNSLVDPEIIATLYEASRAGVQIDLIIRGVCCLRPGIKDISENIRIISIVGRFLEHSRIYYFHNNTQEEIYIGSADWMRRNLDRRVEVITPVKDPDIAKDLQEIMGIMLADNRQAWELQADGSYIQRRPYDDSPEANSQKIIMNMALRSTGVTSNLIE, encoded by the coding sequence ATGGCAAAATCTAAGAAAAGCGCTACCCCCATCAATCTCAGCGATCCACAATATTATCTTAACCGAGAGTTAAGCTGGCTAGAATTTAATGGCAGGGTGTTACATGAAGCCTGTGACGATCGCACGCCTCTTTTGGAACGCCTCAAGTTTTTGGGAATATTTAACTCCAATTTGGATGAGTTTTTCATGGTGCGGGTTGCTGGTTTAAAGCAACAAGTAGAGGCGAAAGTTAGTCTGTTAACCCCCGATGGTCGGACACCACAACAACAGTTAGACGATATTAGGTCTACCCTCATTCCCCACGTCAAGAAACAGCACCAACATTTTGAGCAAGTACTTCGACCCTTATTAGCAAATCACGGTATCCATATACTGGATTACATAGATTTAAATCAAAAACAGCGAACTCATATCAACAGTTATTTTGAGGAACAAGTCTTTCCTGTTTTAACTCCTTTGGCTGTTGATCCTAGTCATCCCTTTCCTTTTATTTCTAATCTCAGTCTGAATCTCGCTGTTGTGGTCAAAAACCCAGACACCGAAGAAGAATTATTTGCCAGAGTGAAAGTCCCTAGCGTTCTACCACGATTTTTACCCATACCGCCAGAATTGGGAGATCAGAACGGCGAGAAACCCACCAACTGGACTGGAGTACCTTTAGAACAGGTGATCGCTCATAACTTGGAATCTCTATTTCCAGGGATGAACATTCAAGAATATCATCCATTCCGCATTACCCGTGACGCTGATTTAGTACTAGAAGAAGATGAAGCAGATGATTTGTTGTTAGCGATCGAACAGGAATTGCGAAAACGACGGTTGGGTGGGAGTCCAGTCCGGCTAGAAATTCAATCCCAGACTCCTGAAATAGTGCGATCGCGATTATTGCAAGATTTGGAATTAACCGAAAGCGATCTCTATGAAGTAGATGGTCTTTTGGGACTGCGGGATTTGATGTATTTCATGGCCTTGCCATTACCAGAACTCAAAGATCCACCACGCCAATCTGTTGTACCATCACGCCTGCAAAGACTGAGAGAACCAAGTTTAGATCCAGATGTTTTGGAGACGGACGAAGGAAAAGACTTTTTTGCTGTGATTCGGGAAAAGGATTTGCTAGTACACCATCCTTATCAATCCTTTTCAGCTACAGTAGTGCGCTTTATTACTAGTGCCGCTTATGACCCCAATGTGTTAGCCATCAAGATGACCCTTTACCGGACTTCTGGTGACTCCCCCATCGTCAATGCTTTAATTGCTGCTGCCGAAAATGACAAGCAGGTATCCGTACTGGTGGAATTAAAGGCGCGATTTGATGAAGAAAATAATATTTACTGGGCAAAACGACTAGAAAGAGTTGGAGTTCATGTTGTCTATGGTTTAGTAGGGCTGAAGACTCATAGTAAAACCGTCATGGTGGTACGGCGTGAAAAAGACCGGATACGTCGCTACGTACATATTGGCACTGGTAACTATAACCCGAAGACGGCACGCCTGTATACAGATTTGGGATTATTCAGTTGCCGTGAAGAATTGGGTGCTGACATCACAGATTTATTTAATTTCTTGACAGGCTACTCCCTGCAAAAGTCTTATCGAGAGTTGCTGGTTGCACCTGTAAATATGCGCGATCGCTTTTTGGCACTAATTAACCGCGAAATTGAAAATGTTCAAAATGGATTTTCTGGACGCATTGTTGCCAAAATGAATTCCCTAGTCGATCCAGAAATTATCGCCACTCTATATGAAGCTTCCCGCGCTGGAGTGCAAATCGACTTAATTATCAGGGGCGTTTGTTGTTTGCGTCCAGGAATCAAAGACATTAGTGAAAACATTCGTATCATCAGCATTGTCGGTCGCTTTTTAGAACACTCTCGGATTTATTATTTTCATAACAATACCCAAGAGGAAATCTATATCGGTAGTGCTGACTGGATGCGCCGCAACCTAGATCGCCGAGTCGAAGTAATTACCCCAGTCAAAGACCCAGATATTGCTAAAGATTTGCAAGAAATTATGGGAATTATGCTCGCAGATAACCGTCAAGCTTGGGAATTACAAGCCGATGGCAGTTATATTCAACGTCGTCCTTATGATGATTCTCCAGAAGCTAATTCACAAAAAATTATTATGAACATGGCATTACGTTCAACTGGTGTAACCTCAAACCTGATTGAGTGA
- a CDS encoding cation diffusion facilitator family transporter — protein sequence MTYDNRAEVRKVLIITLLLNLFVLALKALVGYWTGSLSLLADALHSVTDSANNVLGLVASKFSSPQPDREHPYGHHKFEAVGALGIASFLGIACFEILQGAIERIFKGGGEPIKISPPELWLLLIVLGVNIFVAFYERAVGKRVGSSILIADATHTMSDIWVTISVIGGLIGVWLGYQWMDLVLAFPVALLVFWSGWSVLKENLPWLVDQMAIAPEAIHAIATSVPGVINCHAIASRGVLGRQVFIDMHLIVDAADVETAHHITEEVESRLEERFRPVRILIHVEPPAYKSEQISFEAKG from the coding sequence ATGACTTACGATAACCGCGCCGAAGTACGAAAAGTTTTAATTATTACCTTACTGCTCAACCTGTTTGTACTGGCATTAAAAGCACTTGTGGGCTACTGGACAGGTTCTTTAAGTTTGCTAGCTGATGCCTTGCATAGTGTGACAGATAGCGCTAACAATGTTTTAGGATTAGTTGCCAGTAAATTTTCTTCTCCACAACCCGATCGCGAGCATCCTTATGGACACCACAAATTTGAAGCAGTAGGCGCTCTAGGAATTGCCTCATTTTTAGGAATAGCCTGTTTTGAAATTCTGCAAGGAGCAATCGAACGAATTTTCAAAGGCGGTGGTGAACCGATAAAAATATCGCCACCGGAATTGTGGTTATTACTAATTGTGCTGGGTGTGAATATTTTTGTGGCGTTTTATGAACGTGCTGTAGGTAAACGGGTAGGTAGCTCAATTCTCATCGCTGATGCTACACATACCATGAGCGATATTTGGGTGACAATCTCTGTAATTGGTGGCTTGATAGGAGTTTGGCTAGGTTATCAATGGATGGATTTGGTGTTAGCTTTTCCTGTCGCCTTGTTGGTATTTTGGAGTGGCTGGTCAGTTTTAAAAGAGAATTTGCCTTGGCTTGTAGATCAAATGGCGATCGCACCAGAAGCAATACATGCGATCGCTACTTCTGTTCCAGGTGTAATTAACTGTCATGCGATCGCTTCTCGCGGTGTTCTTGGTCGTCAAGTGTTCATTGACATGCATTTAATCGTGGATGCAGCAGATGTAGAAACCGCCCACCACATCACCGAAGAAGTAGAAAGCCGATTAGAAGAACGCTTCCGTCCAGTAAGGATTTTAATTCACGTCGAACCACCAGCATATAAATCTGAGCAAATTAGTTTTGAAGCGAAGGGATGA
- a CDS encoding response regulator, protein MEPALPLAGLNILVVDDDDDSRFYITTVLEADGAAITAVASAAVALKVLPELQPDVLICDIAMPGEDGYTLIRKIRALKSDIYGKLPAIALTAYGDSEYRSRALEAGFQTHVPKPVDPGELVAIVANLVASYKS, encoded by the coding sequence ATGGAACCTGCTCTTCCCCTTGCTGGCTTAAACATCCTCGTAGTTGATGATGATGATGATAGCCGTTTTTACATTACTACCGTGTTGGAAGCTGATGGAGCCGCAATTACGGCAGTTGCATCAGCAGCGGTAGCATTGAAAGTACTACCTGAGTTGCAACCAGATGTCTTGATTTGTGATATTGCGATGCCTGGTGAAGATGGCTACACCCTTATCCGCAAGATTCGGGCGCTGAAGTCTGATATTTATGGAAAACTACCTGCGATCGCCTTAACTGCCTATGGTGATAGCGAGTATCGTAGCCGCGCTTTGGAAGCAGGCTTTCAAACTCATGTGCCTAAACCGGTTGATCCAGGAGAACTAGTTGCGATCGTCGCTAATTTGGTTGCTTCTTATAAAAGTTGA